One Lacticaseibacillus rhamnosus genomic window carries:
- a CDS encoding restriction endonuclease gives MSYQRRNAGRAILLALQDIGGVASRKQIKKRIADNEETGFTYDDVFEKVAAKSGKEYVPFDFDFNFSLKELGLLGYIEPPQRGQDIALTEKGRASDASLYLSADEAARIADYWQKKSDLRRAKNASQASAKVEPITSDLDSADDNSDTWQAQLISQLKQFSPAKFESFSRLLISKMGVKIDKKMGIVKSADHGIDGFGYFESGEFRTSRVAIQAKRFTDSPVSEPDIDKFKGVMDGFNAEYGIFITTSYFTDQAKAKAVRGNRSVTLVDGQRIAELVEQYRLHITPVQTFTLDDYYFEES, from the coding sequence ATGTCGTATCAACGAAGAAATGCTGGTCGTGCCATTTTGCTGGCTTTACAAGACATTGGTGGGGTTGCATCTAGAAAGCAAATAAAAAAGCGCATTGCTGACAACGAAGAAACTGGTTTTACCTACGATGATGTTTTTGAAAAGGTGGCAGCGAAATCCGGCAAAGAATACGTACCATTTGATTTTGATTTCAATTTTTCATTAAAAGAATTGGGCCTTTTGGGGTATATTGAACCACCACAACGCGGCCAAGATATTGCATTGACAGAAAAAGGACGCGCATCTGATGCTAGCTTGTATCTATCTGCTGATGAGGCGGCGAGAATTGCCGATTATTGGCAAAAGAAAAGTGACTTGCGGCGCGCAAAAAATGCAAGTCAAGCATCGGCCAAAGTCGAGCCAATAACTTCGGATCTTGACAGTGCAGATGATAATTCCGATACTTGGCAGGCACAGTTAATCAGTCAGCTGAAACAGTTTTCGCCAGCAAAGTTTGAGAGCTTTTCGCGACTTTTAATTTCAAAGATGGGTGTCAAGATTGACAAGAAAATGGGAATAGTGAAGTCGGCTGATCATGGTATTGATGGATTTGGTTACTTTGAATCTGGTGAATTCCGTACATCACGCGTTGCAATTCAAGCGAAACGGTTTACTGATAGCCCAGTATCTGAACCTGATATTGATAAGTTTAAAGGCGTTATGGATGGCTTTAACGCGGAATATGGGATTTTCATTACGACCAGCTACTTCACAGATCAGGCAAAAGCTAAGGCGGTTCGTGGCAATCGTTCAGTAACTTTAGTTGACGGGCAGCGAATTGCTGAACTGGTTGAACAATATCGTCTGCATATCACACCAGTACAAACATTTACGTTAGACGACTATTATTTCGAAGAGTCGTAA
- a CDS encoding plasmid pRiA4b ORF-3 family protein, whose translation MNIKAILSGKMQIHLFEVAQQNMEDYMASKPIYTFYCKLHDVLPETWRLIQLPLNRSVAQLAYAVMTTFEMQARHLFNVTVFKDPSNQNSLRRSKDDTVYTTDVDEDREVYGSSVADAVATQIDSVFAPGHREAVLNYDYGDGWKVSIVLVDIMTDPELKVRDLPRVIAGAGYGIVEDIGGTYGLYQLEDAFQNPTSGTDHDIEEKQAMREWFWLDHFDMNEFDRDEMNSRIKKIPGIYQRAYEKWKAPTAAEARLIMREN comes from the coding sequence GCAGATACATTTATTTGAAGTTGCCCAGCAAAATATGGAGGATTACATGGCTTCGAAACCAATCTACACCTTTTACTGCAAGTTACATGATGTCCTGCCCGAGACGTGGCGGTTGATTCAACTTCCTCTGAATCGAAGCGTTGCACAGCTTGCCTATGCTGTGATGACAACCTTTGAGATGCAGGCGCGTCATCTGTTCAATGTGACGGTTTTTAAAGATCCTTCAAATCAAAACTCTTTGCGTCGATCTAAGGATGACACTGTTTATACGACGGATGTTGACGAAGACCGCGAAGTTTATGGTTCAAGTGTGGCCGATGCGGTGGCTACTCAGATTGACAGTGTCTTTGCGCCGGGGCATCGTGAGGCGGTGTTGAATTACGATTATGGTGATGGGTGGAAGGTTAGTATTGTGCTTGTTGACATTATGACTGATCCAGAGCTTAAAGTGCGGGACTTGCCGCGGGTTATTGCGGGCGCAGGTTATGGCATTGTTGAAGACATCGGTGGCACATATGGCTTATACCAGTTGGAGGATGCTTTTCAGAATCCGACTTCTGGCACTGATCATGATATTGAAGAGAAGCAAGCTATGCGCGAGTGGTTTTGGCTTGATCATTTTGATATGAATGAGTTTGATCGTGATGAAATGAATAGCCGGATCAAAAAGATTCCAGGTATTTATCAGCGAGCGTATGAGAAGTGGAAAGCACCGACTGCGGCTGAGGCTCGCTTGATCATGCGGGAGAATTAA
- a CDS encoding helix-turn-helix domain-containing protein: MRLQEKVAKRIHELRLSKSMTQEQLAEKANMDVSMLARIERGSRGDIRMSTLERIVSGLDVSYQEFFTFPEDGDETTELASSIALIKDPEVIRALHKIVNTLIQKDNK, translated from the coding sequence ATGCGGTTACAGGAAAAGGTCGCCAAAAGAATCCACGAATTAAGACTCAGCAAATCCATGACCCAGGAACAACTAGCCGAAAAAGCCAACATGGACGTTTCCATGCTAGCCAGAATCGAACGCGGAAGCCGCGGCGACATCAGAATGAGCACACTAGAACGCATCGTTTCCGGATTAGACGTCAGTTATCAAGAATTCTTCACTTTTCCAGAAGACGGAGATGAGACAACCGAACTGGCTTCTTCAATCGCTTTGATTAAAGATCCAGAAGTTATCCGGGCACTCCACAAGATCGTGAACACGTTGATTCAAAAGGACAATAAGTGA